One part of the Sus scrofa isolate TJ Tabasco breed Duroc chromosome 8, Sscrofa11.1, whole genome shotgun sequence genome encodes these proteins:
- the DCAF16 gene encoding LOW QUALITY PROTEIN: DDB1- and CUL4-associated factor 16 (The sequence of the model RefSeq protein was modified relative to this genomic sequence to represent the inferred CDS: substituted 1 base at 1 genomic stop codon) has product MLVFCWPGLFPSSGSFFLYCCSLLMGPRNPSPDPLSESESEEEENANYLNESSGEERDSSEEEDPVVSCLTPLESLAWQVKCLLKYSTTWKPLNRNSWLXHAKLLDASTPVHILRGIGLRLSHCSHCVPKLEPISEWPPLASWGVPPFQKPLMNPSWLSRDHATLNGALQLATKQLSQTLSRATLIPEYLRQIPNSCVSGCCCGWLTKTVKETTRTKHINTTYSYTDFQKAVNKLLTASL; this is encoded by the coding sequence ATGTTAGTGTTTTGCTGGCCTGGATTGTTTCCTTCTTCTGGTTCCTTTTTTCTATACTGTTGTTCTCTTCTAATGGGTCCTAGAAATCCCTCTCCTGACCCATTATCAGAATCAGAaagtgaggaagaagaaaacGCTAACTACCTAAATGAGAGTTCTGGAGAAGAGAGGGATTCCTCTGAAGAAGAGGACCCTGTGGTGTCCTGCCTAACACCTCTGGAGAGTCTTGCCTGGCAGGTTaagtgccttttaaaatattctacaacTTGGAAACCTTTAAATCGTAATTCCTGGTTATAACATGCTAAACTCTTGGATGCTAGCACACCAGTCCATATACTTCGAGGGATAGGTCTAAGACTCTCCCATTGTTCCCATTGTGTACCCAAACTGGAACCAATTTCCGAATGGCCTCCTCTGGCTTCTTGGGGCGTCCCACCTTTTCAGAAGCCCCTTATGAATCCCAGCTGGCTTTCTAGAGATCATGCCACTTTAAATGGAGCACTTCAACTTGCCACCAAGCAGTTAAGCCAAACTTTGAGTAGAGCCACTCTCATACCTGAATACCTAAGACAAATTCCTAATTCGTGTGTttctggttgttgctgtggctggttaACTAAAACAGTTAAGGAAACAACCCGCACCAAACACATCAACACTACCTACTCCTACACTGACTTCCAAAAAGCAGTTAATAAACTCCTAACTGCATCCCTATAA